CGACGAACCGGTCGAGGCGCGCCCGCCGACCCGGTGGTACAAGGCGCGGAAGTTCGCGCGCCGAAACCGCGGCCCCGTCGCCGCGGGCGTGCTGGTTTTTCTCGCGCTCGTGTGCGGCATCGTCGGCACCTCCTGGGGGCTGCGGCGCGCGCTGGGGGCCGAGGGCCTGGCCCGGGAGCGGCTCGCGCAGGCCGAACAAGCGCGGGAAGACGCCGAACGGTCACAGAAGGAAACCGAACGGGCGCTCGCCGATTCAAAACGCGCGCAAGCGAAGGCGGAAACGGCCCAGAAACAGGCCACCGCTACTTCCGACTACCTCGTGAATGCGTTCCGCAAACCGGACCCGGCCGAGGACGGGCGCCAGCTCAAGGTCGTCGACCTCCTCGAGCGGGCCGCGGCGCAACTCGACGGGGACAAAGACATGAGCGCCCTCGCGCGCGCGCGGCTCCGGGACGCGCTGGGCCAAACGTTCTTCGGACTCGGGTTACCGGACCGCGCGGCCGCGCTGCAGGAAAAGGCGCTGGCCGACTACCAGAAGGAACTCGGGCCGAGCGCCCCCGACGCGCTCGACGTGATGCACCGGCTGGCGTTCGCGCTAGGGCAATCGGACCGGGTCGACGAGGCCGTTCGGGTGAGCGAGGATCTGCTCGCGCGGCGCCGGTCCGTACTCGGGCCGGAGCACCCCGACACCCTGATGACGATGACCCAACTCGCCGGCCGATACTGGAGCGCCAACCGGCTGGGCGACGCGATCCCGCTCGCGGAACAGGCACTGGCCGGGATGCGGAAATCGTGGTCACCGGATCACGTCGACTTCATCAATTCGATCACGAACCTGGCGATGCTGTACCAGGCCGCGGGCCGCACGGGCGACGCGGTGACGCTGCACGAAGAGGCCGTGGCCCTCATGAGGACGAACAAGGGCTTCGACCACCCCGACACGCTCCTGGCCGTGAACTTCCTGGGCCGGGCCTACGCCGAGTCCGGGAACACGGCCAAGGCCATTGACCTGCAGCGCGAAACGCTGGCCCGGATCGAGGACAAGTTCGGCCCGACCCACTACCGGACGCTCGACGTGATGAGCAAGCTGGCCCAGACCTGCTACCAGTTCGGCCGGGCGCCCGACGCGCTGCCCGTGAGCGCGGAGGCGCTAAAGCGCGCGAAAAGTGCCAAGGAGCCGAACACCGAGGCCGTGCTCACGGCCATGCAAGACCTGGCCATGACCTACAGTTACCTGAGCCGGCCCGCGGACGCGCTCGCGCTGCTCCGCGAAGTGGTGGAGCTCGCGACCACGAAACTCGGGCCGGAGCACAAAACGGCGCTCACCGCGACCCACGATCTCGGTGTGGCGCTCCGAGTCGCCGGCAAACTGGACGAAGCGATCCCGGTACTCGAACGGACCCTCGCGGCGCGGAAAAAGGTCGGCCCCGAAGACGACACCGGGGTGCAGCGGACGACCACACAGCTCGCGTCCGCATACGATACGGCGGGGCGCGCGGCCGACGCGATCCCGCTGCTCGAGCACCTGCTGGTCGTTCAAAAAGCCAAACTCGACCCGGACCACCGCGACCTACTGGTCACGATGGCGAATCTGGCACTCGCATACGGTTCGGTGGGGCGCACCGGGGACGCGGTGCGCCTCCACGAACAGGTCGCCACCGCGTTCCGGAAGAAATTCGGAGCGGTCGCACCGGACACACAAACGGTGACACAGTACTTGGGGACCGCGTACCTGAAGGACAACCAACTCGATCGCGCGGCCGCGACCTGCTCGCGGCCACGCGCCCGCTCTTGAAACCCGACGACCCGAACCTGGCGCGGACGCTCGCCGGGCTGGGCGAGTCCCTGCTCGTCGCGCGCAAGTTCCCGGAGGCCGAGACGGTTCTGCGCGAGTGCCTGACGATCCGCGAGAAGAAGTTACCGGACGACTGGCGGACGTTCCAAACGAAATCCCTGCTCGGCGCGGTCGCGGTGGGGCGGAAGCAGTTCGAGGCGGCAGCCCCGCTTCTCGTCGGGGGGTACGAGGGGCTCCGCGCGCGGGCCGATAAAATCCCCGGCTCCCAAAAAGCTCTTCTACCGGACGCGGTTGACCGACTCATCGAACTGTACACCGCGACGAACCAGCCCACCGAACTCGCCAGGTGGCGAACCGAGCGGGCCAAGTACCCAACCGGCGCTCCGCCCCCGCGCCCGGTTCGTTAATTGGACACGTCCTGGGTTCCCGCGGAGCGCCGGTTCTGGTCTGGCTCTTGGTTCTGTTCCGAGGGACCGCAATCGTACATGTGATCTACTTCGTGGCGAGCTGAGCCGGTCAGTTCGTCGAGAACCGAGAATCGATTGCTGCTCCCCTGACTCCCAGCTATTCTTTTCCCTTCCCGTTGTGGCGTTTAATTCCCCCTCCGTGGCGAAGCGATTGTGCGCCGTACTCGGGAGTAGTGGGACAGATGAAAGCGGAATTCCGAATGAGACGGCAGCTACACATTAACCCACACCTCGCGATTGTAGTGCTGGCGTGCGCGGCGCTGACGGGGGCAACGACGTACTTCCTTCTCGCGATCCCGCGCCACCTCACCCCGAGCGACCCGGATTGGCTCGCGGCCGGCGCGTCTTGGGCAACAGCGTTCGTCGCTCAGTTCGGAGTGTTCTTTTGCATCATGGCTTCTGTCGCCGCGCACGCGCTAAGTGGACGCTGGGGCTGGTCCGTGCGTATCTTTATCGCGGTTTCGGCATACGCGATGATCAGTTTGTCGATGCTCGCGCTCAACGCTTACGAAGACGCGGAACGGGCATCGGGGCACGCGCGCAGTGCCGCTCAGGTTTGGGAAGGCGCGTTGACCCTCGCGGCTGGTGCCGTTTTCTACCTCGCGTTCACGACGAGTGTGCTCGTGTGGATCGCGACGCGAGGGCAGCGATTCCGGTTCAGCGAAGCAACTAAGCGGACTCATATTGTCGAGCCTGCACCCGCTTCGTCCACCGACCGGAATTTCAGTTGATTTAACATTGGCACATCCAGCGAAACGCAAATTCCCGTCTCTGACCACAACCGACCCCGAGAAGGTGGCAGTCGTGTTGATCTCCGACACGACTGGCCCGCAACCGTTGCCGAGAACGCAACGGATGACTGATATCGGGCAAGGGAGAGGTTCGAGTTGACCGCGGGGATTCAAGAGGGTATTCGAGCGTCGGCCCGGCTGTGGAGTGCTTGAGCAACTAAGGGGCATACGGTTACTCAGGACGCAGCCGGGCCGCTTCACTTCTGTCGGTCCCTACTCTTTCCCCAACACCAGGTCGACAACCCAGCACCCGCGCACGTGCGGCCCGGGACCGCGGCAGTGATCGAGTACGTCGGCATTGTCACAGCCCGCGTCCTGGAGCGCGTCGGCCAGGATCGGCATCGCACCGAAGTCGCGGGACTCGTACATCTGCGCCGCGAGCGTGAGAACTGTGGGGGTGCGCCATGACGCGGGGAAGGCGGCCAGGCGGAACGGGTTGCCGAAGATGTCGCGTAAGATCGCCGCTTGATCCGCGTTCACCTGGATCTGAACCGCTCTCGAGTTGAACTCCTGATCCGGGGCGGCCGCTACCGCGCGCCGTGCAGCCTCCGCTCTGGTGAGCCGGCCCCACTCCCCGATGTACGCTCCCATTTCCTGGAGCGCTCGTTCGGTCCAGGGAATGGGTGCCCCCGCCTCGTCCAACTCCTTCTGGCTAGCCCCACTGTCCGCACCCTCTTCGGTCGCATTGATCGCCTGGAGCGAGATTCTGTCTTCGAGCAAGGGCCACCACATGCGCTGACACGCGCACGTGTAGAGCCAAACTTTCCGTCCGGTCACCCGGTCCTTGAGCGAGCACAGCATGGCAGTGGGATTGACATTCGCGCTCAGCCATTCGGCTTCGGTCATCGGTCGCTCCCTGGAACTGCTCCCAGCATGACCGATCCGGCGCCCGGGGCAAGCCCCGATGCACATCCCTCGCACGGCCCTCCAAAACCCGCTGGCTGCTACTCTGTGCGAACCCGACTGTTCCCGTGGGGGCAGCCTACGGACCGGGGGTAGAGGTAGAAGAGCCGTAAGCCGGCAACGCGCCAATTTGTCGCGAATAAGAGTCGAATGGTGCGCGGGTTGTAGTAGGCGCAGAAGGGGTTTGAGCTGTATGAAACGAACGATACGACCGAGGAACGCACCACGGACTTCAGCGAGGCTCTCATGGCCGTAACCCTATTTGGCAGAGTTTCGGGTAAATAGGGTGAAGTGGACACGAACGGAGACCGGCCCATGCGGATGCTTGTGGTTGAGGACGAACCGAAGACCGCCGCGTTCTTAAAGAAGGGGTTGGAAGAAAACGGGTTCGTGGTCGATGTCGCCAGCCGGGGCAACGACGGCCTACACATGGTCCGCACCGTCGACTACGACATGGTGATCCTCGACGTGATGCTCCCCGGTCTCGACGGGTGGGCGGTGATTACCGCGGTTCGGCAGCACGACCAACAGACCCCAGTGTTGTTTTTGACTGCCAAAGACGCTGTGGACGACCGCGTAAAGGGTCTGGAACTCGGCGCCGACGACTACTTGGTGAAGCCGTTCGCCTTCTCCGAGCTGTTGGCCCGTGTCCGGTCCCTCCTTCGGCGTAGCCCGACCCGCCAGGCGGAAGTTGTTCGGGTGGCTGATCTCGAAGTGGACGTAGTTCGGCACCGCGCGAGCCGGGCGGGGATCAGGCTCGATCTGACCCCGAAGGAGTTCGCCCTACTGTCACTGCTCGCCCGCCGTGTCGGGGAAGTCCTGTCCCGCACGTTGATCGCCGAGCAGGTTTGGGACGTGAACTTCGATAGCGACACCAACGTGGTAGACGTGCATGTGCGCCGGCTTCGGGCGAAGGTCGATGATCCGTTCGATAAGAAGCTGATCCACACCGTTCGGGGAGTCGGGTATGTCCTCGAAGTACGGCCCTGATTCTCGCCCCAAACCGTCATGGTCTCTCGCGATACGGCTGACGGTCTGGTACGCCGGGGCCACATTCGTTCTGATCGTGGTGGTCGTGGGATTCTTGTACTGGATATTGTCCCGTAGCCTCGACCGACAGAACGACAACCAGATGGCCGACCAGGTGCGCGTGCTTCGGGACTTGCTGACCGAACGGCCCGGCGATTTGGTGGCCGTGCGACAAGAGGCAGAAGAGGAGTTCCAGAGCCGCCAGCACACGCAAGTTTATGTCCGGTTGCTCGATGCTACCGGAAAAGTGCTGGTCGAGACACCGGGGATGGCGGAGTTGATCGACTCGTCCGCGTTTCCGGCAGCGGCCGATTTCGGCTCTGGCGAAGATCGCCGGTCTTCCAGCGGCACGTCGTTGCGGGTCATGTCGATTCGAGTAACGGGCGGGTCCGAGTACATCGTGCAGACGGCGGTGGACCGCAGCAGCGATGCCGAGTTGCTAGCCGAATACCGCAGGAGTTTGTGGCTCGTGTTGGCGGCGGGGATGGCCGTGTGTGCGCTCGTCGGTTACCAGATCGCCCACCGGGGACTGCGCCTCGTGCGCTTGGTCGCGGACACCGCCCGCCGCATCGACCCGACGAACCTGACCGAGCGGATCGAGGCGAACGGCCTGCCCGCCGATCTACTCGACTTGGCCGATACTTTCAACCGGATGCTCGATCGGCTCGAACGATCATTCACCCGGCTGGGCCAATTCTCGGCGGACATCGCCCACGAACTCCGCACCCCGCTCAACAATTTGCGCGGAGAAGTCGAAGTCGCCCTCGGCAAGCCGCGCACCCCGGAGCAGTACCAGGAACTGTTGGCCTCGAACTTGGAAGAGTGCGGGCGACTGGCCCGGCTGATCGAGAGTTTGTTGTTCCTGGCACGGGCCGAGAACCCCCGCACGCACGCCAACCGGGATGTGGTGGATATTGGCACCGAGCTGGCGACCGTCTGCGAGTTTTATGAGGCGACGGCGGGTGAAAAGAACGTGACGTTGTCCGTCACCGTGAGCGGGCAACGGCCCACTCACCTGAACCGCACGCTGTTCCAACGGGCGATCTGCAATTTGGTTGAGAACGCCCTGGCCCACACCCCGCCGGGCGGGGGGATTGCTCTGGCGACCGCCGACACGGAGGCCGCGACCGTCGTGACGGTGACGGATACCGGGGCCGGCATCTCTACCGCTCACCTACCGCACGTCTTCGACCGCTTCTACCGGGCCGACCAAGCCCGCACGTCAGAAGCTGGACACGTCGGCCTCGGCTTGCCGATCGTCAAGAGCATCGTGGACCTGCACGGCGGGACCGTCGAGATCGCGAGCGCGGAGGGGAAGGGAACTTGTGTCACCATGACTTTTCCCCGTAAGCCCGCTGAGCCGTGATGCGGTAGAACGCCCTCAACCAAGATGCAATCGCCGGAGCCGCCGGCCGACAAAAAGCCCGCCGAGACCGACACCAGCTAAGAGCAAGGTTCCCGGCTCCGGGGTCGCCGTTGGGGTGAGGGAGGCGTAGAAACCGCCGACCGATTCTACCCAGTACGGTCCGTCCCGCACCGGAATCGGGTCCACTGCGTTCCAAACTTCCTCCCGCTGCCCGTCTTCCCGCTGCTGATATTGCGGCGCCCAGCCGTAGCCGAGCCGCATGTCATACCTGTTGTGGCCGAGCCAGAAGGACGTTACTTCCGGGCCGTCGAGGGCCAGCCCAATAAAGGCACGGTCGCCGTCCCAAGTGGACGTAAAAGCCCCGGTGACGGTAACGTGTCCGACCTGCCCTTGCTGATCGCGCAGGTCTACATCGAGGGCGAACCGCCCGCCCCCTTCGATAACCGGGAAGGTGTCCGTGAACCGTTCCGGAGTGAACGGTGTGAAGCCCCCGAGCGGGGCAACCGAGAACCCCGCAGCGGGGTAGGCCGGGTCAGCGGAGGTCCAATCGGGAACACCGCTTGCTACGACACCGATGGGCAGAACGGCCGGAAGCGTGTAGGCCGTTTCACCCGGCAAGTGAGTCGGGCCGGAACCGGGAGTCAGGTTAGTTCGGAGGCTCGTCCGGTATTGAATCGAGTCTATCGGCCCTGCCACGGCTGGGACGGCACAAGCGGCGGTGATAAGAGCGGCAAGGAGTGGTCGCACGAGTTCCTCGCGAAGATCGGAGGGGCGAACTTTAACCCGGACCGGTTAAGTGTGAAAGTGCAGTTCCGCAGTTGTAACGTTCGATAGTCGTTAGCTGTGGATCGAAGATGACGAAACCGTAATCCGCTTGTCACCCTCCCGTCACGGTCCACCGCTACGGTAAACAGCAGAGGCATTCTGGTTGTAAATGGGTACGGCACGGGCGTGCCGGTGAGTGCGGCTCTTGCGAATCCGCCGAAGGTTACGGGAATGTCATCCTGGCGTCACCTTGCTGTTCACTGAGCCGGGTATGTTACGGTCCGAAGGTGGTGACGCGCCGATAGGCCGGTGGCTCACCGGTTGTCCGTAGGCAAGGGAATGAGATGAGAGACAACGGTAACCCTCCAGTGCGTCGGCCGGCCGGCCGGTTCGCGTTCACGCTGATCGAATTGTTGGTGGTCATCGCGATCATCGCCGTACTGATCGGACTATTACTTCCCGCGGTCCAGAAAGTCCGGGAAGCCGCGGCGCGGACGCAGTGCATCAACAACCTCAAGCAAGTCGGGCTGGCCCTTCAGAACTACCACGACGCCAATAAGAAATTTCCGCCCGGGTACATCTCGGCTTACGACTCAGCGGGGAACGACACCGGCCCCGGCTGGGGTTGGGCGGCACACATCCTGCCGCAGATGGAACAGGACAACGTGTTCCGTCAGATCGACCTGAAGCAGCCCATTGAGGCGGCGGCGAACGCCCAAGCGCGCACCGTGATCGTCAAGTCGTTCCTCTGCCCGTCCGACTCCCCACCACAGCAAGCATTCCCGGTCGGCCCCCGCTCGGCCAGCGGGCAACTGACAAGTACGACCTGCACCGTGGCCCCGGCAAACTACGTTGGGAATTACGGGGTGGGTGAACCCGGGGTGGACGGGGACGGTATCTTCTACCGCAACAGCACGGTACGGATCGAGGACGTCACGGACGGAACCAGCAGCACGCTCGTGGTGGGCGAGCGCTCGTTCTACCACGCGGAGGCCACCTGGGCTGGGGCCGTCACCGGGGCGAACCTCGCCCCGACCCCGGGCTCGCCTCTACCGGTGCAGACCGAGAACGCCTCAAACTTTGTCCTGGCCCACACCGGCGAGACGTATGACGGGCCGGCAAACCCGAAGGAGATCAACCACTACACCGCTCGGCACACCGGCGGTGGTAACTTCGTGTTCGTTGACGGCCACATCGCCTACCTCAGTCGCTCGACGACTTACGCCACCTACAAAGCCCTTTCGACCCGCTCGAAGGGCGAAGTGATTTCGACAGGGGACTATTAATGCGTGCGATGATGACCGCCTTGCTTCTCAGCCTGTCGGCCCTCGCCCTGACCGGGTGCGGCGGCAAGAAGGAGCAGAAGACAACGATGGAGTTGAAGGACGTGCCACCCGAGATCATGAAGGTGGCAAAGGAGAAACTGCCGGGGGTAACGTTCGACGCGGCTTATAAGGAGCCGAACGGCGACTACGAACTCCGGGGGAAGGATAAGACCGGCAAGATTCGGGAAATCGATATCAAACCGGACGGAACGGTTGGGGAGATCGAGTGAGTAGCGGTACCGGAAGGTGGCGGGATGATTCCGGGCACTAAAGAGGTTCCTCTGCCAGCGCTGCACTCACGGGATCTTTTGCCGGCACGGGCAAGTCAATGCTCCTCGAACCGGATCTCGTCCCTGGCATATGCCGTGAACGGGGTCCACGGCATATGCCTCGTGGTGAACGACTCGCAGCGTCCCGCGAACCGTGAGTGACTTTCCTTCGCGCGCCTTCTTGAGGCAGTCCCCGATCAGCGACACGGTGCGTTCCTGGTCGTCGCCCTCGATCTCCGCGGGTCCGCAGATCGTGCGCAACTGTCCGTTGACGGGCCATGTGTAAGACGGGCGCCCCACGGTGAACGTGATGGTCACGTCACCACCCGCGAACCGCTTCGCGTTAGTGAGTGTGAACGTGTCGAACTTCAGGGCCGGAGGTTGGACGGATTGCGCGCCGAAGAGCGCGCAGGCGAGAAGCGTGTGCGCTCCCCGGGATTGCGGTTTCCGAAGGTCAACTACTCGCTCGCGGTGCGCTTTCGCGCCGATTTGATTTTTGTCTTTTCCAGGAACCGAGTGAGTGCGGTAGTAGGCTCGACTCCGCATGCAGTCGCCCAAGCGACGAACTCGGCCACATCCACGCGCCGGTTCCCGACCTCGCAGTTGTGGACCCAACTCTGGGGCTTACCCAACCGGGTGCCCACGTCGCGCTGGGTCAACCCGGCCTCCTCCCGCAACGCGCGCAGGAGCGCCCGGAGTGGTTCGTAGTTCGGGGCGTGTTGCGACTTGGTCGCCATCCCCGGCGAACATAAGCGCCCCGTCGCTTGACACGGGTTTAGTGTCAGTGGCACAATGAGCGGTGCGCCCCGTTCCATCAAGGGCGATACGATTCCGATCTCGTCCACTCGCCCGAGCGCGCCATGCAGAGGTTCGATTGCCCGGTTTGTGGGACGCGATTGAAGGCGGCAACCGACAGGTCCGGGGGCCGCGTTCGTTGCCCGCGGTGTCGAACTCGGATCGTGCTACCCGGAGCAGAACCGGAACAGGCTCTCGATTTTGAGCCCCAGACGGAGGCGCGGGAGACCGAACCGGTCGAAACGTCGGGTGCTGCCGAACCCGATGAACCGATCGACGATTTCGTTCCACTGCGAAAACGTAAGCGGCCAAGGGCCAGTACACTCGGGTTACTGCTGGTCGGTGGACTGGGATTATTGATCCTGGTCGCGTTGGGAGGGGTCGCCTGGAAAATCAGCGCCAGCGGGCACCAAGTGGATCGCCGAATTGATCAAGCCCGTCGATCAAAATCGCCCGAAGTGCGTAAATCAGACCGCAGCGATCCGCCGCTACCGCGAAGCAACTCACAGACGACTCGTGAAGACGCCCCCAGTCCCGGCTCGTTTGTAGTAGGAGTGATTATCGTGCTCGGACTTGCGGGGTTTATTCTGCTCGTCATTTTGGGATCGCGGTGCCCTGAGTGCGAGCGGTACTTCGCCGGGGAACGACTGATCCGAACGGAGGTGATTGATGTCCGCCGGTGCTACGGGTTAGTGAAGCGAACTGCGAATACATCCGGCGCGAGCTTTAATTGGGAAAAACCGTCGGGTACAACCGAATCCTACAGCACGACAACCTATGTCGAGCGCGTTCCAATCGTTCGGACCACTACGCGCCGCACGTACAAGTGCATGTACTGTCCTCGGACTTGGTCTGAAGACGAGATTGCCGAAGTAGAAAATTTTGAGCGCCCGTAAGCAACTCGAACGGGTAGGTGCGAAGCCCGCGCAACTTTACGAGGTCTGGCTGACAGTACAATCTCGCCGAGTACGTCGAACCCGGCCACATTGTCGCAGGGGCATGTTGGGTTCATGGTTAGAAGTTGCACCACACGATTTCGGTCATGAGGCGCTTGCTCTTGCCCCCGGCCGCTTGGTTCGGAACCGGGAACTCGTGCCGGGTCCAATCGGCCAGTTTTCGGTCATACAGTTCCGAAGCGTACCCGGAGATCATCACCTTGCCCCGGCACGCGCGAAGCGCGTCGAGCAACTCGACGTGCTCGTTCACACTCATTTCGTGTTCGTAAACATCCTTACTGGCCCGCGTTTCCTGGAGGTACGGAGGGTCGCAGTAATACAACGTATTCGGCCCGTCCTGTTGCCGGATCACGTCCAGGGCGGGACGGTTCAGGATCGCGACCCGCTTGAGACGGGCGTGGACCGCGCCGAGCCCGTCGATCGCGCCGAGCCACGCGCTGGCCTGCTCGTTCATCCCCCGGCGCGTCCGGCTCCGACTCAGCGGAGCGAAGTGGTCCATGCGCCCGGCCAGGGACTGGCGGCACCCGACGAAGAACGCCCACGCCCACTTGACCGGATCAATACCCACGGGAGCAGCGTGCAGGAGCCCCATCGCTTCGGTCCATACTTGTTCCGAGAACGGAGTGGCCTCGGCCCGGCGACGGAACCGGTCGAACGACTCTTCGTCCCGAAGCACCTGCCAGAAGTTGGCCAGTGCCCCATTGAGATCATTGACGACCTCGCTGACGCCCTCGGGGTTCTTGGCGAGGAGCACCGAGAGCCCGCCCGCGAATGGTTCCACGTAGTGCGTGTGCGGGAGCATCAGGGCGACAATTTTGGAAGCCAGGAAGTGCTTGCCACCGTGCCACTTGATCGGCGGAGTCAGGCGCGTTAGTGCAGCAACCATGAATGCTCCGGTTAGGGCTCGAATGAACTCGGTGCAAACTGAAGGGGAACGAGAGGACGGTTGTCGTCCCCATTACAGCTGTTGAATCGGGACCGGATCTTCGCTTGGTCTGAACGTCCCCTGTGCCATTGCCGCTCGCAGCTCCTCGGCCACGGCTCGGGGTAGAGTCTGAAAGAGCACTTCGAGCGGCGGGATCGAGGTGTCCAT
This region of Gemmata massiliana genomic DNA includes:
- a CDS encoding serine/threonine-protein kinase — protein: MIEREIFLSASERPDPAARAAYLDEACAGDTELRARVEALLRAPDESGSAVDTDRTLLPPSNPSATVVSPAGALSRQVPAAPVEDTLVSSAPAPAPQKGERIGTVVADRYALVEVIGTGGMGTVYLADQTEPVKRQVALKLIKVGADSKDVLARFDAERQALALMDHPNIARVYDGGTTSAGQPFFVMELVRGVPVTAYCDRHRLPVGARLELFVSVCRAVQHAHQKGIIHRDLKPGNILVTEVDGRPTPKVIDFGVAKATELKLTDQSIQDFGAVVGTPAYMSPEQADPLAVDVDTRTDVYALGVVLYELLIGLLPIDAQQLKRATILEALRMVREVEPPRPSTKLSTADARPLIAANRSTGPAELVQALRGELDWVVMRAIEKDRDRRYDSVGGLARDVQRYLADEPVEARPPTRWYKARKFARRNRGPVAAGVLVFLALVCGIVGTSWGLRRALGAEGLARERLAQAEQAREDAERSQKETERALADSKRAQAKAETAQKQATATSDYLVNAFRKPDPAEDGRQLKVVDLLERAAAQLDGDKDMSALARARLRDALGQTFFGLGLPDRAAALQEKALADYQKELGPSAPDALDVMHRLAFALGQSDRVDEAVRVSEDLLARRRSVLGPEHPDTLMTMTQLAGRYWSANRLGDAIPLAEQALAGMRKSWSPDHVDFINSITNLAMLYQAAGRTGDAVTLHEEAVALMRTNKGFDHPDTLLAVNFLGRAYAESGNTAKAIDLQRETLARIEDKFGPTHYRTLDVMSKLAQTCYQFGRAPDALPVSAEALKRAKSAKEPNTEAVLTAMQDLAMTYSYLSRPADALALLREVVELATTKLGPEHKTALTATHDLGVALRVAGKLDEAIPVLERTLAARKKVGPEDDTGVQRTTTQLASAYDTAGRAADAIPLLEHLLVVQKAKLDPDHRDLLVTMANLALAYGSVGRTGDAVRLHEQVATAFRKKFGAVAPDTQTVTQYLGTAYLKDNQLDRAAATCSRPRARS
- a CDS encoding tetratricopeptide repeat protein, coding for MKPDDPNLARTLAGLGESLLVARKFPEAETVLRECLTIREKKLPDDWRTFQTKSLLGAVAVGRKQFEAAAPLLVGGYEGLRARADKIPGSQKALLPDAVDRLIELYTATNQPTELARWRTERAKYPTGAPPPRPVR
- a CDS encoding heavy metal response regulator transcription factor codes for the protein MRMLVVEDEPKTAAFLKKGLEENGFVVDVASRGNDGLHMVRTVDYDMVILDVMLPGLDGWAVITAVRQHDQQTPVLFLTAKDAVDDRVKGLELGADDYLVKPFAFSELLARVRSLLRRSPTRQAEVVRVADLEVDVVRHRASRAGIRLDLTPKEFALLSLLARRVGEVLSRTLIAEQVWDVNFDSDTNVVDVHVRRLRAKVDDPFDKKLIHTVRGVGYVLEVRP
- a CDS encoding heavy metal sensor histidine kinase, with the protein product MSSKYGPDSRPKPSWSLAIRLTVWYAGATFVLIVVVVGFLYWILSRSLDRQNDNQMADQVRVLRDLLTERPGDLVAVRQEAEEEFQSRQHTQVYVRLLDATGKVLVETPGMAELIDSSAFPAAADFGSGEDRRSSSGTSLRVMSIRVTGGSEYIVQTAVDRSSDAELLAEYRRSLWLVLAAGMAVCALVGYQIAHRGLRLVRLVADTARRIDPTNLTERIEANGLPADLLDLADTFNRMLDRLERSFTRLGQFSADIAHELRTPLNNLRGEVEVALGKPRTPEQYQELLASNLEECGRLARLIESLLFLARAENPRTHANRDVVDIGTELATVCEFYEATAGEKNVTLSVTVSGQRPTHLNRTLFQRAICNLVENALAHTPPGGGIALATADTEAATVVTVTDTGAGISTAHLPHVFDRFYRADQARTSEAGHVGLGLPIVKSIVDLHGGTVEIASAEGKGTCVTMTFPRKPAEP
- a CDS encoding PEP-CTERM sorting domain-containing protein, whose amino-acid sequence is MRPLLAALITAACAVPAVAGPIDSIQYRTSLRTNLTPGSGPTHLPGETAYTLPAVLPIGVVASGVPDWTSADPAYPAAGFSVAPLGGFTPFTPERFTDTFPVIEGGGRFALDVDLRDQQGQVGHVTVTGAFTSTWDGDRAFIGLALDGPEVTSFWLGHNRYDMRLGYGWAPQYQQREDGQREEVWNAVDPIPVRDGPYWVESVGGFYASLTPTATPEPGTLLLAGVGLGGLFVGRRLRRLHLG
- a CDS encoding DUF1559 domain-containing protein, which produces MRRPAGRFAFTLIELLVVIAIIAVLIGLLLPAVQKVREAAARTQCINNLKQVGLALQNYHDANKKFPPGYISAYDSAGNDTGPGWGWAAHILPQMEQDNVFRQIDLKQPIEAAANAQARTVIVKSFLCPSDSPPQQAFPVGPRSASGQLTSTTCTVAPANYVGNYGVGEPGVDGDGIFYRNSTVRIEDVTDGTSSTLVVGERSFYHAEATWAGAVTGANLAPTPGSPLPVQTENASNFVLAHTGETYDGPANPKEINHYTARHTGGGNFVFVDGHIAYLSRSTTYATYKALSTRSKGEVISTGDY
- a CDS encoding helix-turn-helix domain-containing protein, producing the protein MATKSQHAPNYEPLRALLRALREEAGLTQRDVGTRLGKPQSWVHNCEVGNRRVDVAEFVAWATACGVEPTTALTRFLEKTKIKSARKRTASE
- a CDS encoding DNA adenine methylase produces the protein MVAALTRLTPPIKWHGGKHFLASKIVALMLPHTHYVEPFAGGLSVLLAKNPEGVSEVVNDLNGALANFWQVLRDEESFDRFRRRAEATPFSEQVWTEAMGLLHAAPVGIDPVKWAWAFFVGCRQSLAGRMDHFAPLSRSRTRRGMNEQASAWLGAIDGLGAVHARLKRVAILNRPALDVIRQQDGPNTLYYCDPPYLQETRASKDVYEHEMSVNEHVELLDALRACRGKVMISGYASELYDRKLADWTRHEFPVPNQAAGGKSKRLMTEIVWCNF